The DNA segment AACACACCAGACGGGATAGGTGTAGACCTGAAGAAAGCTGAGTACGTTTCCGAGGAAAGCATCAACGTATTTGGCATAGGATGGCTGGCTCGCTTCGGGAACGACCGTCCAATAGGAAGTCGGCTGGATGTTTAGGAAGGGATGGCCTGGTGGGATGTTGGGGATCGGAGAGTCCACAGCGGGTCCCACCAAACTGCGCATTTCCGTTGGTGCCGGTAACCGCCAGCCTCTTTGGCCTCCAATCGTCCGCCTGGCACAGGTGACACGAGCTTCATTCCAGGTGACGGTTGCTGCTTGTGGTGCAATTTCCCATACAAGACCGGTGTCCTTGTCCAACACCGCTTCGTCATGGAAATCCGGCAAGATCAGGAAGCGTTCTGC comes from the Nitrospira sp. genome and includes:
- a CDS encoding DUF1566 domain-containing protein, with the protein product MALEHPLNHQTSARLPKSAVRFLLVILVVGLGWVGSQFLTGPTVQKDALIADIIKNWQDAHPSAERFLILPDFHDEAVLDKDTGLVWEIAPQAATVTWNEARVTCARRTIGGQRGWRLPAPTEMRSLVGPAVDSPIPNIPPGHPFLNIQPTSYWTVVPEASQPSYAKYVDAFLGNVLSFLQVYTYPVWCVRSPLSSPAS